A genomic window from Ascaphus truei isolate aAscTru1 chromosome 1, aAscTru1.hap1, whole genome shotgun sequence includes:
- the LOC142468213 gene encoding uncharacterized protein LOC142468213 encodes MDRGALPTTSMDRGALPATSMDRGALPTTSMDRGALPTTNMDRGSLPATNMDRVALPATSMDRGALPTTSMDRGALPTTNMDRGSLPATNMDRVALPATSMDRGALSTTSMDRGALPTTSMDRGALPTTSMDRGALPATSMDRGALPTTSMDRGALPTTSMDRGALPTTSMDRGALPTTSMDRGALPTTGMDRRALPTTGMDRRTLPTTSMDQHLLSFPVVVLERLEIKAVKGKQNTEDHLTPIMGKIDTFAVVENCQNDEQNWSGKRFSTKNNLLKHQIIPTGEKPFTCTKCGKQFRDVSHLRQHTRIHTGKKSFTCTECGKRFSRKSTLHEHARIHTGEEAFPCSECGKRFSWKKSLVKHERLHTGEKCFTCTDCGKRFSQKRSFQIHERIHTGEKPFTCTECEKAFRSESSLRLHKMIHTGEKPFTCTECDKSFSQKSMLLKHHRIHTGEKPFTCTECEKSFSRKSSLHIHERIHTGEKPFTCTECGKSFLHKHKLLAHHIIHTGQKPFTCTECGNRFSRKSRLRDHERIHTGERPFTCTVCGKPFMSESSLRKHKMIHTGEGPFTCTECGKQFCIQGQLLEHSRIHTGEKPFTCKDCGKQFRGQTYLSQHKRIHTMEKPFTCTVCGKSFSNKCRLLIHERIHTGEKPFTCKECGKSFSQKNDLLLHERIHTGEKPFKCTECGNRFSRRSCLRNHERIHTGERPFTCTECGKPFMSESSLRKHKRIHTGEGPFTCTECGKQFCIQGQLLEHSRIHTGEKPFTCTECGKRFSQKCSLLRHHRIHTGEK; translated from the exons atggacagaggggcactgcccactaccagcatggacagaggggcactgcccgctaccagcatggacagaggcgcactgcccactaccagcatggacagaggagcattGCCCACTACCAACATGGACAGGGGGTCACTGCCCGCTACCAACATGGACAGAGTGGCACTGCCCGCTACTAGCATGGACAGAggcgcactgcccactaccagcatggacagaggagcattGCCCACTACCAACATGGACAGGGGGTCACTGCCCGCTACCAACATGGACAGAGTGGCACTGCCCGCTACTAGCATGGACAGAGGCGCACTgtccactaccagcatggacagaggggcactgcccactaccagcatggacagaggcgcactgcccactaccagcatggacagaggggcactgcccgctaccagcatggacagaggagcactgcccactaccagcatggacagaggggcactgcccactaccagcatggacagaggagcactgcccactaccagcatggacagaggggcactgccaactaccagcatggacagaggggcactgcccactaccgGCATGGACAGaagagcactgcccactaccggcATGGACCGAAGGACACTGCCCACTACCAGTATGGATCAACACTTGTTAA GTTTTCCAGTGGTTGTACTGGAGAGGTTGGAGATTAAGGCAGTGAAAGGAAAACAGAACACTGAGGATCATCTGACCCCAATAATgggaaaaatagatacatttgctGTTGTGG AAAACTGCCAGAATGATGAGCAGAACTGGAGTGGGAAACGGTTTAGTACTAAGAACAACCTCCTCAAGCATCAGATTATTcctacaggggagaaacctttcacatgtacaaagtgtgggaaacaattccgtGATGTCAGCCACCTCCGCCAACACACTAGGATTCACACAGGGAAGAaatctttcacatgtacagagtgtggcaAAAGGTTTTCTCGGAAGAGCACCCTCCACGAACATgcgaggattcatacaggggaggaAGCTTTCCCATGTTCCGAGTGTGGGAAAAGGTTTTCTTGGAAGAAAAGCCTCGTCAAACACGAGAGACTTCATACAGGGGAAAAATGTTTCACATGTACAGATTGTGGGAAAAGATTTTCTCAGAAGCGCAGCTTCCAAATCcatgagaggattcacacaggggagaaacctttcacatgtacagagtgtgagaaagCATTCAGGAGTGAGAGCTCCCTGCGCCTACACaagatgattcatacaggggagaaacctttcacatgtacagagtgtgataaaagcttttcacagaagagTATGCTCCTCAAACAccacaggattcatacaggggagaaacctttcacatgtacagagtgtgagaaaaGCTTTTCACGCAAGTCCAGTCTCCACATTCacgagaggattcacacaggggagaaacctttcacatgtacagagtgtgggaaaagctttttgCATAAGCACAAGCTCCTCGCCCACCATATAATTCATACAGGgcagaaacctttcacatgtacagagtgtgggaataGGTTTTCTCGGAAGAGCAGACTCCGCGACcatgagaggattcacacaggggagagacctttcacatgtacagtgtgtgggaaaccaTTCATGAGTGAGAGCTCCCTGCGTAAACACAAGATGATTCATACAGGTGAGggacctttcacatgtacagagtgtgggaaacaattctgcATTCAGGGCCAGCTTCTCGAGCACagcaggattcacacaggggagaaacctttcacatgtaaagattgtgggaaacaattcagaggTCAGACCTATCTCAGCCAACACAAACGGATTCACACAatggagaaacctttcacatgtacagtgtgtgggaaaagtTTTTCAAACAAATGCCGCCTCCTCATacatgagaggattcacacaggggagaaacctttcacatgtaaagagtgtgggaaaagcttttcacagaaaaACGACCTCCTCCTacatgagaggattcacacaggggagaaacctttcaaatgtacagagtgtgggaataGGTTTTCTCGGAGGAGCTGCCTCCGCAACcatgagaggattcacacaggggagagacctttcacatgtacagagtgtgggaaaccatTCATGAGTGAGAGCTCCCTGCGCAAACAcaagaggattcatacaggggagggacctttcacatgtacagagtgtgggaaacaattctgtATTCAGGGCCAGCTTCTCGAGCACagcaggattcacacaggggagaaacctttcacatgtacagagtgtgggaaaaggttTTCTCAGAAGTGCAGCCTTCTTAGACACCACAGGATTCATACAGGTGAGAAATAG